A single Henriciella sp. AS95 DNA region contains:
- a CDS encoding DUF3429 domain-containing protein codes for MIDHSSAFRRTALILTAAGALPFLGFSVATATLEAPTNATAGLWLQTYAAVILSFLGGIRWGMSLTSDRSRSSTLILSVMPALLGWVILPFAIILLPNPNWYLALAALFVIQLAWDWTSTRVPAWFKPMRLGATVAAAGSLVFAWAVPSFGL; via the coding sequence ATGATTGATCATAGCTCCGCCTTTCGCCGCACCGCGCTCATTCTGACCGCCGCTGGCGCTCTACCGTTTCTCGGTTTCTCGGTCGCCACGGCGACACTTGAAGCCCCTACCAATGCGACGGCTGGATTGTGGCTTCAGACCTATGCTGCCGTCATCCTCAGCTTTCTCGGCGGGATCAGGTGGGGGATGTCACTGACGTCCGACAGGTCGCGGTCCTCGACGCTCATCCTGTCCGTCATGCCGGCCCTGCTTGGCTGGGTCATCCTGCCATTCGCCATTATCCTGCTGCCAAACCCGAACTGGTATCTGGCGCTCGCCGCCCTCTTCGTGATCCAGCTGGCCTGGGACTGGACGTCGACCAGGGTGCCAGCCTGGTTCAAGCCGATGCGGCTCGGCGCGACTGTGGCGGCAGCGGGCAGTCTGGTTTTCGCCTGGGCTGTTCCAAGTTTCGGGCTTTAG
- a CDS encoding disulfide bond formation protein B, with the protein MTAFLAPVFRTWRWPLIALLASLAMLASAHAFERLAYFLPCQLCLRQREVYWAAAAMAVTGLVLWNFRQNRRFLVAFNVMLALVFLTGAVVAVYHSGVEWRWWPAPTGCVDGPVDVMSIDMGGLDERTATASCLDAPFRILGLSMAGWNALASIVLAAFSFIAATKALPKDLA; encoded by the coding sequence ATGACCGCATTTCTGGCACCGGTTTTCAGAACGTGGCGCTGGCCGTTGATCGCGCTGTTGGCTTCGCTTGCCATGCTGGCTTCTGCCCATGCGTTCGAGCGTCTTGCCTATTTTCTCCCCTGCCAGCTTTGCCTGCGCCAGAGAGAGGTGTACTGGGCGGCCGCAGCAATGGCGGTCACCGGACTGGTTCTCTGGAACTTTCGCCAGAACCGACGCTTCCTGGTTGCCTTCAATGTCATGCTTGCGCTGGTTTTCCTGACAGGAGCCGTTGTCGCGGTTTACCATTCGGGCGTTGAATGGCGCTGGTGGCCCGCCCCGACAGGGTGCGTGGATGGGCCTGTCGATGTGATGAGTATTGATATGGGCGGCCTTGATGAGCGCACGGCCACGGCGTCGTGTCTCGATGCGCCGTTCCGCATTCTGGGTCTGTCCATGGCCGGCTGGAATGCGCTCGCTTCGATCGTGCTGGCCGCGTTCAGTTTTATAGCTGCAACCAAGGCGCTTCCAAAGGATCTCGCCTAA
- the lpdA gene encoding dihydrolipoyl dehydrogenase, whose translation MADTYDVVIIGGGPGGYNCAIRAGQLGLKTAIIEKRGKLGGTCLNVGCIPSKALLHASELFDAAKNQFAGLGIKTGKVELDLKSMMGQKDDAVEGLTQGVEFLMKKNKVDYIKGFGKITGPGKVDVDGKTLTTKNIVIATGSEPSTLPNIEIDEERVVTNTGAIALKEVPKKLILIGAGVIGLELGSVWSRLGSDVTVVEYLDRIMPGADNEIAKEAQRVFKKQGLDFRLGMKVTGVEKMKSKLKLFMEPAKGGDEEVLDADAVIVAVGRRPYTEGLGLEAVGGKTDKRGVIEVTDHFKVADGVWAVGDCIPGPMLAHKAEDDGAAVAELIAGKAGHVDYNLVPSVVYTNPEIAWVGKTEEQLKEAGIEYKKGKFPFQANSRARTNHETTGFVKVLADAKTDRILGAHMMGVGVGEMIHEICVAMEFGAASEDVARTCHAHPTMSEAVRQAAMGVEGWTMQM comes from the coding sequence ATGGCAGACACATATGACGTCGTCATCATCGGCGGTGGCCCCGGCGGCTATAATTGCGCGATCCGCGCGGGCCAGCTTGGCCTCAAGACGGCGATCATCGAGAAGCGCGGCAAGCTGGGCGGGACCTGCCTGAACGTCGGTTGTATCCCTTCAAAAGCTCTGCTGCATGCGTCCGAGCTGTTCGATGCCGCCAAGAACCAGTTCGCAGGCCTTGGCATCAAGACAGGCAAGGTAGAGCTCGATCTGAAATCCATGATGGGCCAGAAGGATGATGCCGTCGAAGGCCTCACCCAGGGCGTCGAATTCCTGATGAAGAAAAACAAGGTCGACTACATCAAGGGCTTCGGCAAGATCACCGGCCCCGGCAAGGTCGACGTCGACGGCAAGACGCTGACCACAAAGAACATCGTCATCGCAACTGGCTCCGAGCCTTCGACGCTGCCCAACATCGAAATCGATGAAGAGCGCGTCGTGACCAATACCGGCGCCATCGCGTTGAAAGAGGTACCGAAGAAGCTGATCCTCATCGGGGCGGGCGTGATCGGTCTTGAGCTTGGTTCTGTCTGGTCGCGCCTCGGCTCAGATGTGACCGTTGTCGAATATCTCGACCGGATCATGCCGGGCGCTGACAATGAGATCGCCAAGGAAGCCCAGCGCGTCTTCAAGAAACAGGGCCTCGACTTCCGTCTCGGCATGAAGGTGACCGGCGTCGAAAAGATGAAATCCAAACTCAAGCTCTTCATGGAGCCGGCCAAGGGCGGCGATGAGGAAGTGCTTGATGCTGATGCTGTCATTGTTGCCGTCGGACGCCGTCCATACACTGAAGGCCTCGGCCTCGAAGCGGTTGGCGGGAAGACCGACAAGCGCGGGGTGATCGAGGTCACCGACCACTTCAAGGTGGCAGATGGTGTCTGGGCTGTTGGCGATTGTATCCCCGGCCCGATGCTTGCCCACAAGGCTGAGGATGATGGTGCGGCCGTCGCTGAGCTGATCGCCGGTAAGGCGGGCCATGTCGATTACAATCTCGTGCCTAGCGTCGTTTACACGAATCCGGAGATCGCTTGGGTCGGCAAGACCGAGGAGCAACTCAAGGAAGCGGGCATCGAGTACAAGAAGGGCAAATTCCCCTTCCAGGCCAATTCCCGCGCGCGCACCAATCATGAGACGACAGGCTTCGTGAAAGTCCTCGCAGACGCGAAGACCGATCGCATCCTCGGTGCCCACATGATGGGCGTCGGCGTTGGCGAGATGATCCACGAAATCTGCGTTGCCATGGAATTTGGCGCGGCATCGGAAGATGTGGCCCGCACCTGCCATGCGCACCCGACCATGTCAGAAGCCGTCCGCCAGGCCGCCATGGGCGTCGAAGGCTGGACGATGCAGATGTAG
- a CDS encoding exopolysaccharide biosynthesis protein, giving the protein MLLPQEERCVNRLDHHTKARYPIFMTEQITPHTFLQSIERMADEATEEGFSLRQIFDRLDERAFGAALFILALPCCIPFLYGVPQVVSLPMMALAAQMVAGREEPWLPEKFAKRMIDKKGLTRTAKGGRKWFGWLEKIARPRFTFLMGNRGERIIGLFLVFFCASILVPLPSTNTVPGIGVAIVAFGLMARDGILVILGSIIGTAWIATLIILVALGIKTVTGS; this is encoded by the coding sequence ATGCTCCTGCCTCAAGAGGAAAGATGCGTCAATCGTCTCGACCACCACACAAAAGCGCGATACCCGATTTTCATGACCGAACAGATCACTCCGCACACCTTTTTGCAGTCGATTGAGCGCATGGCCGACGAGGCGACGGAGGAGGGATTTTCCCTGCGCCAGATCTTTGACCGGCTCGACGAGCGCGCATTTGGCGCGGCGCTGTTCATTCTGGCATTGCCCTGCTGCATCCCTTTTCTCTACGGCGTCCCACAGGTCGTCTCACTGCCAATGATGGCGCTTGCCGCCCAAATGGTGGCGGGCCGGGAAGAGCCGTGGCTGCCGGAGAAATTCGCGAAGCGGATGATCGACAAAAAGGGACTCACGCGGACAGCCAAAGGGGGACGTAAGTGGTTTGGCTGGCTGGAGAAAATCGCCAGGCCGCGGTTCACTTTCCTGATGGGCAATCGTGGTGAGCGAATTATCGGACTTTTCCTGGTCTTCTTTTGCGCGTCCATTCTAGTGCCGTTGCCGTCGACCAATACAGTTCCCGGAATCGGCGTTGCAATTGTTGCATTCGGTCTGATGGCCCGCGATGGAATCCTCGTGATCCTGGGGTCGATTATCGGAACGGCCTGGATCGCGACGTTGATCATCCTCGTCGCTCTCGGCATCAAGACTGTCACAGGTTCATGA
- the rpsP gene encoding 30S ribosomal protein S16, protein MALKIRLARGGSKKRPFYRVVVADSRAPRDGRYIEKIGTYDPRQPKDSEERIKIDAEKAAEWVAKGAKPTDRVARFLSQMEVDGKPVVAWEHGNNPNKGEPGTKAKERIEEKAEKEAARKEAEAEAKKAAEEAKNAPAEEEAPAEAEAEEAPAEEAAEEEKAS, encoded by the coding sequence ATGGCCCTGAAAATCAGACTCGCCCGAGGCGGGTCCAAGAAACGCCCCTTCTACCGCGTTGTCGTTGCTGACAGCCGCGCCCCGCGCGACGGCCGTTACATCGAGAAGATCGGCACCTACGACCCTCGCCAGCCGAAAGACAGCGAAGAGCGCATCAAGATCGACGCCGAGAAAGCCGCTGAATGGGTCGCCAAAGGCGCCAAGCCGACCGACCGCGTCGCTCGCTTCCTGAGCCAGATGGAAGTTGACGGCAAGCCAGTGGTCGCCTGGGAGCATGGCAACAACCCGAACAAGGGTGAGCCAGGCACGAAGGCGAAAGAACGCATCGAGGAGAAGGCTGAAAAAGAAGCTGCCCGCAAGGAAGCTGAAGCCGAAGCCAAGAAAGCCGCTGAAGAAGCCAAAAACGCTCCAGCCGAAGAAGAAGCGCCTGCTGAAGCCGAAGCTGAAGAAGCACCGGCCGAAGAGGCTGCTGAAGAAGAGAAAGCCAGCTAA